In a single window of the Sulfurospirillum oryzae genome:
- a CDS encoding c-type cytochrome has protein sequence PDLSTAGAIYDKNFLAALIKDPTKALKVEHKFNETRPHPMIQFFGLGGDLDQEVADIVAYLQSIAPATLDDKKVYADACQRCHDMKYDKLMSTTDKTALMAYMGTLPPDLSIMIRSKGREYLTTFINNPQKQLAGTSMPRVGLSEKAQNQVVAYMEKVGDRKKAEREDLGYKLIGYMAIFTLLAFAWKVKIWKEVH, from the coding sequence CACCAGATCTTAGCACAGCCGGTGCGATCTATGATAAAAATTTCCTTGCAGCACTTATTAAAGATCCAACCAAAGCGCTTAAAGTAGAGCATAAGTTTAATGAAACTCGTCCGCATCCAATGATTCAATTCTTTGGTTTAGGTGGCGATTTGGATCAAGAAGTAGCGGACATTGTGGCGTACTTACAATCCATTGCACCGGCAACATTGGATGATAAAAAAGTCTATGCCGATGCGTGCCAACGATGTCATGATATGAAGTATGACAAACTGATGAGTACGACGGATAAAACAGCGTTGATGGCATATATGGGCACACTACCACCGGATCTTTCTATTATGATTCGATCCAAAGGGAGAGAGTATCTTACAACCTTTATTAACAATCCACAAAAACAACTGGCAGGTACTTCAATGCCACGTGTTGGTTTGAGTGAAAAAGCTCAAAATCAAGTGGTTGCTTATATGGAAAAAGTGGGTGATCGTAAGAAAGCTGAACGAGAAGATCTTGGTTATAAACTCATTGGCTATATGGCTATTTTCACGCTCCTTGCTTTTGCGTGGAAGGTTAAAATCTGGAAAGAAGTTCACTAG
- a CDS encoding hydrogenase 3 maturation endopeptidase HyCI, whose protein sequence is MKKALLCVGNELRGDDGVAIAVGRAVEQHLPEWRVFFGYDTPENEFAALREFEPDVIVVVDAMSGFKEDKIEFIDLSDERTYIYSTHNLPTPILISYLRDICTKTIFLGICVLLENVLHFSEGLSDNAKTSAIKALDKIKEFDAMIES, encoded by the coding sequence GTGAAAAAAGCACTGTTGTGTGTTGGTAATGAACTCAGAGGTGATGATGGTGTTGCTATCGCTGTAGGGCGCGCAGTGGAGCAACACTTGCCTGAGTGGCGAGTCTTTTTTGGTTACGATACACCCGAAAATGAATTTGCAGCTTTGCGTGAATTCGAACCTGATGTCATCGTAGTCGTGGATGCAATGAGTGGCTTTAAAGAGGACAAGATCGAGTTTATTGACCTCAGTGATGAGCGCACTTACATCTACTCAACACACAACCTCCCTACCCCTATTCTCATCAGTTACCTTAGAGACATTTGCACCAAAACTATCTTTTTAGGTATCTGTGTTTTGCTTGAAAATGTCTTGCATTTTAGTGAAGGATTGAGTGATAACGCCAAAACTTCAGCCATTAAAGCTCTTGATAAAATCAAAGAATTTGATGCAATGATTGAAAGTTGA
- a CDS encoding formate hydrogenlyase maturation HycH family protein, which translates to MVEVYKLTKRHLDGAKSGDAKLDQIKIFSTCIGHGVGTIDFSEKVLEIEESEYEKILQNGGKYLKFKIGNLSKYFEIEIFPEHAKQLLPEMFECPFKEILMNLKEGYLVLRKDFQSY; encoded by the coding sequence GTGGTAGAAGTTTACAAACTCACAAAAAGACATCTTGACGGCGCGAAATCTGGTGATGCGAAGCTTGATCAGATCAAAATTTTCTCTACATGCATCGGGCATGGCGTTGGAACAATTGATTTTAGTGAGAAGGTCCTAGAGATCGAAGAGAGTGAATATGAAAAGATTTTACAAAATGGTGGCAAGTATCTAAAATTTAAAATTGGAAACTTGAGTAAATATTTTGAAATAGAAATCTTTCCTGAACACGCTAAACAACTTTTACCAGAAATGTTTGAATGCCCCTTTAAAGAGATACTTATGAATTTAAAAGAGGGGTATTTAGTTCTTAGAAAAGATTTTCAAAGCTACTAG
- a CDS encoding NADH-quinone oxidoreductase subunit B family protein: protein MKTYEIPTEIELANTLEEKLELLKHIGRSFSVFRVDCGSCNGCEIEIFAAITPLWDPERFGFKLVANPRHADILLCTGPVTRQMYYPLLRAYEATPDPKIVVALGACGATGGIFYDAYSVLSGIDKIIPVDVYIPGCPPHPASIIYGLTTALGVLDQKLQKVSFEEDNEMPPLVEDSVLGNTLFERDLLVEAKRLMSYVFGRKLYDKYLTALVKSGNVKDTKATKIALTEAIKAEDDPRYAECMGILHNEIYTQYVPCDEEDKISLHRVEWGQ from the coding sequence ATGAAAACGTATGAAATACCAACAGAAATTGAACTTGCCAATACTTTAGAGGAAAAATTAGAGCTTTTAAAGCATATCGGCAGAAGCTTTAGTGTTTTTCGCGTTGACTGCGGAAGTTGCAATGGCTGTGAAATTGAGATTTTCGCTGCTATTACGCCGTTATGGGATCCTGAGCGATTTGGTTTTAAACTGGTTGCTAACCCTCGCCACGCCGATATTTTACTCTGTACAGGTCCTGTGACACGTCAGATGTACTATCCACTTCTTCGTGCTTACGAAGCAACGCCGGATCCTAAGATCGTTGTGGCACTCGGCGCATGTGGCGCAACAGGAGGCATTTTTTACGATGCATACAGCGTACTAAGCGGTATCGATAAAATTATTCCTGTCGATGTTTACATCCCAGGTTGTCCTCCGCATCCTGCAAGCATTATTTATGGGCTCACAACTGCGCTTGGCGTTTTGGATCAAAAACTCCAAAAAGTAAGTTTTGAGGAAGATAATGAAATGCCGCCACTTGTGGAAGACTCAGTCCTTGGAAATACTCTATTTGAACGAGATCTCCTTGTAGAAGCAAAAAGACTTATGAGCTATGTATTTGGAAGAAAACTTTACGATAAATACCTTACAGCTCTTGTCAAAAGTGGCAATGTAAAAGACACGAAAGCCACTAAAATTGCTCTTACGGAAGCAATAAAAGCAGAAGATGATCCGCGCTACGCAGAGTGCATGGGCATCTTACATAACGAGATTTACACCCAGTATGTTCCCTGTGATGAGGAAGATAAGATTAGCCTTCACAGAGTCGAGTGGGGGCAGTAA
- a CDS encoding formate hydrogenlyase complex iron-sulfur subunit codes for MMKLLDISKKYGEITHKYPFEPYKVADNFRGKPAYIYDLCIGCAACGIACPSNAITVVFNDDKSKLVWEFDCGRCIFCGRCDEVCPTGAIKLSEEFELAVKFDKSALIQRGELDVQCCTECKKPFSAKRLVKYSFECLSKANVSEKRLEEAKNYLCICPTCKKTATVATFTSGKEMVIE; via the coding sequence ATGATGAAACTTCTTGATATTAGTAAAAAATACGGGGAAATTACCCATAAATACCCGTTTGAGCCTTATAAAGTTGCCGATAATTTTCGTGGAAAACCAGCTTATATTTATGATCTTTGTATTGGTTGTGCAGCATGCGGCATTGCATGCCCCTCCAATGCAATCACCGTTGTCTTTAACGATGATAAAAGTAAACTTGTATGGGAGTTTGACTGCGGACGTTGTATCTTTTGTGGTAGATGCGATGAAGTATGCCCAACAGGTGCAATCAAGTTAAGCGAAGAGTTTGAACTCGCTGTCAAATTTGACAAATCAGCCCTCATCCAAAGAGGCGAACTTGATGTTCAATGTTGCACGGAGTGTAAAAAACCTTTTAGTGCAAAAAGACTCGTTAAGTATAGTTTTGAGTGTTTAAGCAAGGCAAATGTAAGTGAAAAAAGGCTTGAAGAAGCTAAAAATTATCTTTGTATTTGTCCTACATGTAAAAAAACTGCTACGGTAGCAACCTTTACTAGTGGCAAAGAGATGGTGATAGAATGA
- a CDS encoding hydrogenase large subunit produces MKCDKFIEALGTRVKILEVTRQYEDQVTALVELNDLPEAVRFLYYDMGGYLSTMIPNDERSINKHYALYYALSMEGGKMFAGDEIAQDEKCFVTVKVLISPDSLVFPSVTPLVPACVWYEREAYDMFGLVAEGLPDKRRLVLSDDWPDNLFPLRKDAMDYRYRPDMKDHYMEPEYEFLRPEGSGIIDVPLGPLHITADEPGHFRLYCDGDTIVDADYRLFYQHRGMEKLAENRMNYDQMGYLAERVCGICGYAHAIACIEAAEKAINLEIPARAQAIRVICSEIERLHSHLLNIGLACEVTGNYNAFMHIFRIREYSMKLAELVTGGRKTYGNVVMGGLRRDMTGHEIKESLRILHIIETQVEEVWDAVMDDQRQMKRWKGVGILDKQVARDFSPVGPNIRGSGIKRDTRYDHPYDFFKQIQFDVAVVEGGDVFAREMVRYMELKSSVSIIRQCFELMPQTAIIVDPKFHVKPENYALAYVEAPRGENVHWIMQGSAQKVFRWRCRAATYNNWPSLRFQFRGNTIADAALIVCSLDPCYSCTERITVVDIKSKKSKILTNKDLKDFSKTLKNSPMKDLR; encoded by the coding sequence ATGAAATGCGATAAATTTATAGAAGCTCTAGGCACTAGGGTTAAAATTTTAGAAGTCACACGACAATATGAAGATCAAGTTACTGCTCTTGTTGAGTTAAATGATCTTCCAGAAGCAGTTCGCTTCTTGTATTACGATATGGGTGGCTACCTCTCAACAATGATTCCTAATGATGAGAGAAGCATTAACAAACATTACGCACTCTACTATGCGCTTTCAATGGAAGGTGGCAAAATGTTTGCAGGAGATGAAATCGCACAAGATGAAAAATGCTTTGTGACAGTTAAAGTACTTATCTCTCCTGATAGCCTTGTTTTTCCATCTGTTACGCCTTTGGTACCTGCCTGTGTATGGTATGAAAGAGAAGCATACGATATGTTTGGACTTGTAGCAGAGGGCTTACCAGACAAAAGACGTTTAGTTCTAAGTGATGATTGGCCAGATAATCTTTTCCCTCTTAGAAAAGATGCGATGGACTACCGTTATCGCCCTGATATGAAAGATCATTATATGGAACCTGAATATGAGTTCCTAAGACCTGAAGGCTCAGGCATTATCGATGTGCCTCTAGGACCTTTGCATATTACAGCTGATGAACCAGGACATTTTAGACTTTATTGCGATGGCGATACTATTGTCGATGCAGACTACAGACTTTTTTACCAACACAGAGGTATGGAAAAGCTTGCTGAAAACCGCATGAACTATGATCAAATGGGCTATTTAGCAGAGCGCGTTTGTGGTATTTGTGGTTACGCTCATGCGATAGCATGTATTGAAGCAGCTGAGAAGGCGATTAATTTAGAAATCCCTGCCCGCGCTCAAGCCATTCGTGTTATCTGTTCAGAAATCGAACGTCTCCACAGCCATTTGCTTAACATTGGACTTGCATGTGAAGTGACAGGTAACTACAACGCATTTATGCATATTTTTAGAATCCGTGAATACTCTATGAAACTAGCAGAGCTCGTTACTGGTGGTAGAAAAACCTACGGTAACGTTGTCATGGGTGGACTTAGACGTGATATGACAGGTCATGAAATTAAAGAGAGTTTGCGCATCTTACACATCATCGAAACACAAGTTGAAGAAGTTTGGGATGCTGTTATGGATGATCAACGTCAAATGAAACGCTGGAAAGGTGTTGGTATTCTTGATAAACAAGTTGCACGTGACTTTTCACCGGTAGGTCCAAACATAAGAGGAAGCGGCATTAAACGTGATACACGTTACGATCATCCGTACGACTTTTTCAAGCAAATTCAATTTGATGTAGCTGTTGTCGAAGGTGGCGATGTTTTTGCTAGAGAGATGGTTCGTTATATGGAGCTTAAAAGTTCTGTTTCCATCATTCGTCAATGTTTTGAGTTGATGCCTCAAACGGCGATCATTGTCGATCCAAAATTCCATGTTAAACCTGAAAACTACGCTTTAGCGTATGTTGAAGCTCCTCGTGGAGAGAATGTTCACTGGATTATGCAAGGTAGTGCGCAAAAAGTCTTTCGATGGAGATGCCGTGCAGCTACATACAACAACTGGCCAAGTTTGCGTTTCCAATTCCGTGGAAACACGATTGCCGATGCTGCACTTATCGTTTGTAGCTTAGATCCTTGCTACTCATGTACAGAGCGTATTACGGTTGTTGACATCAAGAGCAAAAAGAGTAAGATTTTAACAAACAAAGATTTAAAAGATTTTTCTAAAACACTCAAAAACAGTCCGATGAAGGATCTAAGATGA